One genomic window of Quercus lobata isolate SW786 chromosome 9, ValleyOak3.0 Primary Assembly, whole genome shotgun sequence includes the following:
- the LOC115960457 gene encoding piriformospora indica-insensitive protein 2 — MALFHSFSCFIIVFLSTLMSLLVISYQQPLLDPAEQDAVYHVLDSINPTIPWRSLYPDDLCSSAPHGVACDYFTSDSDSETDTTVTVHVTQLSFGYVSDYTPNPPCSSNSTLSPLLFTSFGYLRKLFFYNCFNDTKRVSLFSNVSPSFMSTLEELVFIDNPSFVAPLSGIFRNYTNLRRAVLTGNGIFGEIPDWVGDLVNLEELTLSRNQLNGGVTLNFPKKLKVLDLSHNHFDGYVPESLGNLTELLKLDLSFNGFYGKIPDGLSGLQRLEFLDLSFNRFGNFGVPLFLAGMPKLKEVYLSGNLLEGQIPEIWEKLGGILGIGLSNLGLVGNIPVSMGVHLRNLSYLGLDNNKLEGTVPVEFGLLKFVNEINLENNSLSGRVPFSEFKIGQKLKLEGNPELCGDEGYVGLNLKVCSNKPVTVIPNPVLFKVASSSSLQVVPHVFIIIFVGFFSFLFFFVGFLG, encoded by the coding sequence ATGGCTCTGTTCCATTCATTTTCCTGTTTCATCATCGTCTTCCTCTCAACCCTTATGTCTCTTCTTGTTATTTCATACCAGCAACCATTGCTAGACCCAGCCGAGCAAGACGCTGTGTACCATGTCCTTGACTCCATCAACCCCACCATTCCTTGGCGCTCACTCTACCCCGACGACCTCTGCTCCTCCGCCCCACACGGCGTCGCTTGCGACTACTTCACCTCCGATTCCGATTCCGAAACCGATACAACAGTAACAGTCCACGTCACACAGCTCAGTTTCGGATACGTTTCGGACTACACTCCAAACCCACCTTGCTCCTCAAACTCCACACTCAGTCCTCTACTCTTCACCTCCTTCGGCTACCTCCGCAAGCTCTTCTTCTACAATTGCTTCAACGACACGAAACGCGTTTCGCTCTTCTCCAACGTTTCGCCGAGTTTCATGTCCACTCTCGAAGAGTTGGTGTTCATAGACAACCCATCTTTTGTTGCACCTCTCAGTGGCATTTTCCGTAATTACACCAACCTGAGAAGGGCAGTTCTGACCGGGAATGGAATCTTCGGAGAAATCCCAGATTGGGTTGGCGATTTGGTCAATCTTGAAGAACTCACACTTTCAAGAAACCAGCTTAATGGCGGGGTTACCTTAAATTTTCCGAAGAAGCTCAAGGTTCTTGATTTGAGTCATAATCATTTTGACGGATATGTCCCTGAATCTTTGGGTAATCTCACTGAGCTTCTGAAGCTGGATTTGAGTTTCAATGGGTTTTATGGTAAAATCCCAGATGGCTTAAGTGGGTTACAGAGGTTGGAGtttttggatttgagttttAACCGTTTTGGCAATTTTGGGGTTCCATTGTTTTTAGCGGGGATGCCAAAATTGAAGGAAGTGTATTTGAGTGGGAATTTACTAGAAGGGCAGATTCCGGAAATATGGGAAAAGctggggggtattttgggaaTAGGGTTGTCAAATCTGGGACTTGTTGGGAATATTCCAGTTTCAATGGGGGTGCATTTGAGAAACTTGAGCTACCTGGGTCTTGACAACAACAAGCTTGAAGGGACTGTGCCTGTGGAATTTGGGCTTTTGAAGTTTGTGAATGAAATCAATTTGGAGAACAACAGTTTGAGTGGCAGAGTCCCATTTTCTGAATTCAAAATTGGTCAGAAGCTAAAGCTAGAGGGAAATCCAGAGCTTTGTGGTGATGAAGGATATGTTGGATTGAATTTGAAGGTGTGCAGCAACAAGCCAGTTACAGTTATTCCTAACCCTGTTCTTTTCAAAGTGG